In the genome of Lathyrus oleraceus cultivar Zhongwan6 chromosome 4, CAAS_Psat_ZW6_1.0, whole genome shotgun sequence, the window AATAATGTTAACGTAGAATAgttaaaaaaaaaagaatatttaaaaaataaagaTGATTGTTTAAATTAATTTATTGGGCCAAAGCCCAAAAGTAGTAGCGTCGTATTCACGCGTGGGTGATATCCAGCGAATCTAAACTCAAAACCTAACATACAAAAACCCTACTTTACTTATCTTCCCTTCAGTTGAACCCGAAGGAATAAAAAAACCTACTCTCCCTCACCGCTACAACACTTCCCCATCTCAACACCATGTCGGACGAAGAGCATCAATTCGAATCCAAGGCCGATGCCGGTGCCTCCAAAACCTACCCCCAGCAGGCCGGTACCATCCGTAAAAGTGGTCACATCGTTATCAAGAATCGTCCCTGCAAAGTAATTTTACTCTTTTTATTCTCATTTTAGATCTGGTTTCTCTCTTCATGATTTCATATCTAATCTATTGATTTGTGAATAGGTTGTGGAAGTTTCCACATCCAAGACTGGGAAGCACGGTCACGCAAAGTGTCATTTTGTTGCTATTGATATCTTCACTGGGAAGAAACTTGAAGATATTGTGCCTTCTTCCCATAATTGTGATGTATGAATCTATTGCTATTTGATTATTTGTTTTTCTCTTTTGAAAATCATACACTTTTATGTCATTGTTTTCTGATTTATATTATTGGAATTCTTTTCTTGTTAGGTTCCCCATGTCAATCGTACTGACTATCAGCTCATTGATATCTCTGAGGATGGATTTGTGAGTTGAACTTTGTTGTTTATTTATTAATTCATATTTGTGGTTTGATATttattaattgattaattaattatGAGATTAAATTTATGTTCTTATTTGTTTTTGGTTGAGTAATTCACCCTTTGATATATAGGTTAGGATAGCCCCTTTTCACAGTTTTTGGTTTACAAAAGTATTTTTTTTGTTAAAACATTAGCATCATGTCAAGAAATCTCAGCTGTTGCATGTTTTCTTAATAAGAACTAGGGATTAGCTTCTCCTGGCTTATTTTTCTAAAGAAAAGGAACTTCCTTTTTTAATAATCCAAACAAACAAGCCCCTATAGAGTATTTTGTAGTTTCAGGATTTTTAAGTGCCAAGTATATTTTTTTGGTAACTATATTTGTGATAGATAGTTGATTGTTTGTATCATATGTGACATTTATTTTTATGATATTTTGAAGTTTCTTTAACTTAGAAAATAGGAATAAATTGTTCCTCCTAAATATTCTATCTAAACAGATTTGTAGTGTAGGCTATTAATATTAactgatgttgatgttgatggTGGTTTGCTGATGTTGATTTGCTGTATTGCAGGTGAGTCTGCTTACTGAAAATGGCAACACTAAGGATGATCTCAAGCTTCCAACCGATGACAGTCTGCTCACTCAGGTTAGTATGTTGTCTTGTTTTGGTTTTTCATTGTATTTGATGTCTTTGTATTAACTCATTGTTTTGTCTGCCTGTAGATCAAGGATGGATTTGCCGAGGGAAAGGACCTTGTTGTGTCTGTGATGTCTGCTATGGGTGAGGAGCAGATCTGTGCCTTGAAGGATATTGGTCCCAAGAACTAGATTAATGCTATTTTGTTGCTTCATTTAAggttttatttgtttttgttgaagatttCTTTATAGATTCTCGTCGGATTAGTGGTGTTTATGGATTTTGTTTGGATTATCTATTTTTGCTATGTTATGTGGTTTTATTATAAACAAGGATTTTTACTATTTTACTTGTTTATGTTATATAACCTTTACTGTATTCTATCCAGTGCAAGCTTCATTCTTATAAACTTGTGTTCTCAGATGAACCTATCTTCATAAAGTAAGTTTCATTGGGTTGCATCGTAATCTGGTGCCAACTATTATAAATTATAATACATACTTGCTATAATAATCAGGAAGTACAGCTTTTTTAGAAAAGACCAGCTTTTCTTTACAAACAAAACATGGTATTTGATGCTAAATTGCAATATCATTTTACTCATTCGTCACGTGTTAGATTTTTCATTTAAAACAACGTTAAAAGTCTATAGTTTTAGGAATATTTGTTTGGTTGGAAGTCCAACTTAGTAGTACTAACAAATGTGCATATCAGTTCTGTATGCTAAAAAAACACAAGTCATAAGTTACCTAGTGTCTGTTTGGTTTTTCATTAGGTGGACTCAGTGAGCCTGAAATCAAGTAATTTTCGCACTTTCTCACGTCTAAGCATAAACTCAATTTAGCTTTTGGTAGAGTAAATAATAATTTTAGATGtgtaaaaataattttgaatGATTTTGAGGTGTTTGATTTTTTTAATATCATAATTGATTCTATTTGACTTTTGAGTTTAAATATGATGTTTACATATTACTG includes:
- the LOC127073756 gene encoding eukaryotic translation initiation factor 5A-2; amino-acid sequence: MSDEEHQFESKADAGASKTYPQQAGTIRKSGHIVIKNRPCKVVEVSTSKTGKHGHAKCHFVAIDIFTGKKLEDIVPSSHNCDVPHVNRTDYQLIDISEDGFVSLLTENGNTKDDLKLPTDDSLLTQIKDGFAEGKDLVVSVMSAMGEEQICALKDIGPKN